Proteins encoded by one window of Martelella endophytica:
- the dinB gene encoding DNA polymerase IV, with amino-acid sequence MTALERDHEVKTDGAAPVIRKIIHVDMDAFYASVEQRDNPDLRGKPVAVGGSAARGVVAAASYEARAFGVRSALPSVTAKRRCPDLVFVKPRFDVYRSVSAQIHQIFAEHTDLIEPLSLDEAYLDVTENKQGIAFATEIATIIRARIKEVTGLNASAGISYCKFLAKMASDLNKPNGQAVITPKMGPAFVADLAVKKFHGVGPATAEKMQRLGIVTGADLRQKPLAFLRDNFGKSGGWYYRISRGIDERPVQPDRPRKSIGAEDTFAADIFELEAARAELISLAEKVWRHAENKQISGRTVTLKVKYADFQQITRSRTVGQNMRSASDIAGIANVMLTEVFPIQKGIRLLGITLSSLGESSDGIREPQMSLL; translated from the coding sequence ATGACAGCCTTGGAAAGAGACCACGAGGTCAAAACGGATGGTGCTGCCCCAGTCATCCGCAAGATCATCCATGTCGATATGGATGCCTTTTATGCCTCCGTCGAGCAGCGCGACAATCCCGACTTGAGAGGCAAGCCGGTCGCAGTCGGAGGCTCGGCGGCCAGAGGTGTCGTCGCGGCGGCCAGCTATGAGGCGCGGGCGTTTGGTGTGCGATCCGCGCTCCCCTCCGTGACCGCTAAGCGCCGCTGTCCCGACCTGGTCTTCGTGAAACCGCGGTTTGACGTCTACCGGTCGGTCTCGGCGCAAATTCATCAGATATTTGCCGAGCATACAGATCTGATCGAGCCGCTTTCGCTCGATGAGGCCTATCTCGATGTAACCGAAAACAAGCAAGGCATCGCGTTCGCAACCGAGATCGCGACGATCATTCGCGCCCGTATCAAGGAAGTGACCGGCCTCAACGCGTCTGCCGGGATTTCCTACTGCAAGTTCCTCGCGAAGATGGCGAGCGATCTGAACAAGCCAAACGGTCAGGCCGTGATCACGCCGAAGATGGGGCCGGCATTTGTTGCTGACCTCGCCGTCAAGAAATTCCATGGCGTCGGGCCGGCGACGGCCGAAAAGATGCAGCGGCTCGGGATCGTGACCGGAGCCGATCTGCGTCAGAAACCGCTCGCCTTCCTGCGTGACAACTTCGGCAAGTCGGGCGGGTGGTATTATCGGATCTCGCGGGGGATCGACGAGCGGCCGGTTCAGCCCGATCGGCCGCGCAAATCGATCGGCGCGGAAGACACGTTTGCTGCCGATATATTCGAGTTGGAGGCGGCGAGGGCGGAGTTGATTTCGCTTGCAGAGAAGGTCTGGCGCCACGCTGAGAACAAGCAGATCAGTGGGCGGACCGTCACGCTGAAGGTGAAATATGCTGACTTCCAGCAGATCACACGGAGCCGGACGGTTGGCCAAAATATGCGAAGTGCAAGCGATATTGCTGGAATTGCCAACGTGATGCTGACCGAGGTGTTTCCAATTCAAAAGGGTATCCGCCTGCTCGGGATTACCCTTTCCTCATTAGGGGAAAGCTCTGATGGAATACGAGAGCCTCAGATGAGTTTGCTGTGA
- a CDS encoding restriction endonuclease: MGHIIMPSFAFRTSLSEDAGVRSGFALNEAEILAHLPKVHSLREGLEGDVAMRVGSDEYADTVGDLLYALGVTDEPGMPTLGIRLMKLVGRDWREFATLDEMLEIEAVASHYLRLRSSNEAEQAAILAELKAMVAGKAGVWDALQEAMTHHLAFSPFFTRSVALADRITLDALFASEQLPAEPMRYFDQRFINYLASHPERLKDIHWRQFEGLTAEWFQRGGYSVELGPGRNDGSIDVRLWNADAPPGAPPAVIVQCKRQKRKVGRVVVKALYADMLEERADAGLVVTTSDISPGASSDVSARAYPITTANRAQVQAWIEAMRRPEAGLIAGAF, from the coding sequence ATGGGCCATATCATCATGCCCTCTTTTGCGTTCCGTACCTCGCTCAGCGAGGATGCCGGAGTGCGCTCCGGTTTTGCGCTCAATGAAGCCGAGATACTCGCGCATCTGCCGAAGGTGCACAGCTTGCGTGAAGGCCTCGAAGGGGATGTCGCGATGCGGGTGGGATCGGATGAATATGCCGATACGGTCGGTGATCTGCTGTATGCGCTCGGCGTCACCGACGAACCAGGCATGCCGACGCTGGGCATCCGACTGATGAAGCTGGTCGGGCGTGACTGGCGGGAATTTGCGACGCTCGATGAGATGCTGGAAATCGAGGCGGTCGCCAGCCATTATCTGCGCCTGCGCAGCAGCAATGAAGCTGAACAGGCGGCGATCCTGGCGGAATTGAAGGCGATGGTCGCAGGCAAGGCCGGCGTCTGGGACGCGCTCCAAGAGGCGATGACCCATCATCTCGCCTTCTCGCCCTTTTTCACGCGGTCGGTGGCGCTTGCTGATCGGATCACACTCGATGCGCTGTTCGCGAGCGAGCAGCTTCCAGCCGAACCCATGCGCTATTTCGATCAGCGCTTCATCAACTACCTTGCGAGCCATCCCGAACGGCTCAAGGACATTCACTGGCGGCAATTCGAGGGACTGACCGCCGAGTGGTTCCAGCGCGGCGGCTACAGTGTCGAGCTAGGGCCCGGACGCAACGACGGTAGCATCGATGTGCGGCTGTGGAACGCCGACGCACCGCCGGGCGCGCCGCCGGCGGTGATCGTTCAGTGCAAGCGCCAAAAGCGCAAGGTCGGGCGCGTGGTGGTGAAAGCGCTTTATGCCGACATGCTTGAGGAGCGCGCCGATGCAGGGCTTGTGGTAACAACGAGCGACATCAGCCCAGGCGCATCGAGCGACGTGAGCGCGCGTGCTTATCCGATCACGACGGCGAACCGCGCACAGGTGCAAGCGTGGATAGAGGCGATGCGAAGGCCCGAAGCGGGCTTGATAGCAGGCGCATTCTAA
- a CDS encoding ATP-dependent nuclease, which translates to MYLSRIRIENFRNFRDLDVALGGNIVIVGENRVGKSNLLFGLRLVFDPSLPDSGRQLGLADFWDGLEEITADTTITISVEIKDFEDDLDVLAVLTDYRLNSDPNTVCLTYQLRAQPGLGHAPASDDDFSFVCFGGEDEAKRFGHDLRRRITMDLLQALRDAEGDLAAWRRSPLRPLVEDAFIGIDKDALKEIGEKIAGASAAAIDFDEVKTLEVNISELFLAMAGSKQDVHPSLGFSSTDATRINRQIRLLIDEGRRGIADASLGSANLIFLTLKLLDLQRLITANKRDHSLLAIEEPEAHLHPHLQRLVYKHLFETIVDGGDGVDADNDEDAAGPLSVILTTHSPHIASVAPLESLLLLRASLNEGTVGYSTAAADFTKAETEDLQRYLDVTRAEMVFARGVILVEGEAERFLIPAFAEGMGISLDEHGVSVCSVAGTNFQPYVKLLCALGIPFSVITDYDEVDEMPRANNRALKLIRIIDEAAEEGDTDAVIKAIEDKGTWKETFAEIEKFGIFVNGSTLETELFEGDYAQEMIDTLREQKFGAGRKAFLDAWEAQPEDFDADELLKMIEQMGKGRFAQRLATRSAGKPVPDYIKDAINHVIRLV; encoded by the coding sequence ATGTATCTGTCGCGAATCAGGATTGAGAATTTCCGCAACTTCCGCGACCTTGATGTCGCGCTTGGCGGTAACATTGTCATTGTCGGCGAAAACCGCGTCGGAAAGAGCAATTTGCTCTTTGGCCTGCGCCTTGTCTTCGACCCCTCACTGCCCGATAGCGGCCGACAGCTCGGCCTCGCGGACTTCTGGGACGGGTTGGAGGAGATTACCGCTGATACGACCATAACCATTTCGGTAGAGATCAAGGATTTTGAGGACGACCTCGACGTCTTGGCGGTGCTGACCGACTATCGACTCAATAGCGATCCGAACACCGTCTGCCTTACTTATCAATTGCGTGCTCAGCCTGGCCTTGGTCATGCCCCCGCTAGTGACGATGATTTCTCATTTGTCTGCTTCGGTGGCGAGGATGAAGCTAAGCGCTTCGGTCATGATCTTCGGCGCCGCATCACGATGGACTTACTGCAGGCCCTTCGGGATGCGGAGGGCGATCTTGCTGCTTGGCGCCGATCCCCCCTTCGTCCTCTCGTCGAAGATGCATTCATCGGAATCGACAAGGATGCTCTCAAAGAAATTGGAGAGAAGATTGCAGGGGCCAGTGCCGCGGCGATCGATTTCGATGAGGTGAAGACGCTCGAAGTCAACATCTCAGAGCTATTTTTGGCAATGGCCGGCTCGAAGCAGGATGTGCATCCATCACTTGGCTTCAGCTCGACCGACGCCACGCGCATCAACCGGCAGATTCGGCTGCTGATAGATGAAGGGCGACGTGGCATCGCCGACGCCAGTCTCGGCTCGGCAAACCTCATCTTTCTCACGCTCAAACTGCTTGATCTGCAGCGCTTGATCACTGCCAACAAGCGCGATCACTCGTTGCTCGCGATCGAGGAGCCGGAGGCGCACCTGCATCCGCATCTTCAACGCCTAGTTTACAAGCATCTCTTTGAGACTATCGTCGATGGCGGAGACGGCGTTGATGCTGACAACGACGAAGATGCCGCTGGTCCGCTTTCGGTTATTCTGACCACCCACTCGCCGCATATTGCAAGTGTTGCCCCGTTGGAATCGCTCCTACTCTTGCGAGCTTCCTTAAACGAGGGAACGGTGGGATATTCGACCGCTGCAGCGGACTTCACCAAAGCCGAAACCGAAGATCTCCAGCGATATCTGGATGTCACTCGTGCAGAGATGGTCTTCGCGCGCGGTGTCATCCTCGTCGAAGGCGAAGCAGAGCGGTTTCTGATCCCAGCATTTGCCGAGGGTATGGGCATCTCGCTCGATGAGCATGGGGTGTCGGTGTGCTCTGTCGCCGGGACGAACTTTCAGCCGTATGTCAAGCTGCTCTGCGCTTTGGGCATCCCATTCTCCGTGATCACCGATTATGACGAAGTGGACGAGATGCCACGCGCCAACAATCGGGCGCTCAAGCTCATTCGGATCATCGACGAAGCCGCTGAGGAGGGTGACACTGACGCAGTAATCAAAGCCATCGAGGACAAGGGAACATGGAAGGAGACATTTGCGGAAATCGAGAAGTTCGGCATCTTCGTGAACGGGAGTACGCTTGAGACCGAGCTGTTCGAGGGGGACTATGCTCAGGAGATGATCGACACCCTCCGTGAGCAGAAATTCGGCGCCGGACGCAAGGCATTCCTTGATGCATGGGAAGCGCAGCCAGAGGATTTCGACGCTGATGAACTGCTGAAGATGATCGAGCAAATGGGCAAGGGGCGGTTCGCGCAAAGACTAGCGACGCGTTCGGCCGGCAAGCCCGTGCCCGACTATATTAAAGATGCGATTAATCATGTCATCCGTCTCGTCTAA
- a CDS encoding ATP-dependent helicase — MSSVSSNRALFLKAAEDLRSNDKQWQAYEAAGHCVLLAGPGSGKTKTLTVKLARMLSEDVDEPRGIACITYNNECARELESRLETLGIAPGGRVFIGTVHSFSLTQILLPYAKVAGLGLPDEFKVATRQEARAALAAAHAQVIGGPENPQNWDMRLGRHRRRFLNRELPEWRTLDPELTELVEAYEAELRARRLIDFDDMPLLAVRALAANEWLRTAMVAKYPILAVDEYQDLGRALHGMVMGLCFSAGMRLFAVGDIDQSIYGFTGATPELLRRLSERDDVETVRLGLNYRCGSRIVSASEYALGENRGYKAPDGAHEGTIYFHPCTGGHAGHARYLVEELISEIRERRPGTNLGEIAVLYPAAFLGDEVANAAAKHGYSVIRTDGNALYPRGSRLMRWLEQCAMWCCGGWRSGRPRLSRVVSEGARLFHETIIDEDERLTFQRDVTAALWDRRDETLSLSDWLAALRDEIIRPRVDLARSLADELGILNDFLNRIGPDGDVDDFPLGEFAGIGSGLDRLNLSTLHSAKGREFDVVILFGVDEGRLPRNNATENDVREARRLFYVGFTRARHEIHLVYAQHNPSRFVTEVQERLEGE; from the coding sequence ATGTCATCCGTCTCGTCTAACAGGGCACTTTTTCTTAAGGCGGCAGAGGATCTGCGTTCTAATGACAAGCAGTGGCAGGCCTATGAAGCTGCGGGGCATTGCGTGTTGCTGGCTGGGCCAGGCAGCGGCAAAACCAAGACGCTGACGGTCAAACTTGCCAGAATGCTTAGCGAAGATGTGGACGAGCCACGCGGTATTGCCTGTATCACCTACAATAACGAATGTGCACGGGAGCTTGAAAGCCGCTTGGAAACGCTAGGCATCGCACCCGGCGGACGCGTTTTTATCGGAACCGTTCACTCATTCTCACTCACACAAATTCTGCTACCCTACGCTAAAGTGGCCGGACTGGGCCTACCCGATGAATTCAAAGTGGCGACTCGGCAGGAGGCTCGAGCCGCATTGGCGGCCGCTCATGCGCAGGTAATAGGTGGACCGGAGAACCCGCAGAACTGGGACATGCGGCTCGGCCGTCATCGTCGCCGCTTCCTCAATCGCGAGCTGCCGGAGTGGAGAACGCTCGATCCCGAGCTTACCGAACTGGTCGAGGCGTACGAAGCCGAACTTCGCGCACGCCGACTGATAGATTTTGACGACATGCCGCTCCTCGCAGTGCGTGCGCTTGCCGCCAATGAGTGGCTTAGAACGGCGATGGTGGCGAAATATCCGATCCTAGCTGTAGACGAGTATCAAGACTTGGGCCGTGCGTTGCACGGTATGGTCATGGGCCTCTGCTTCAGCGCGGGCATGCGGTTGTTCGCGGTCGGCGATATCGACCAGTCCATCTATGGCTTTACCGGCGCAACGCCAGAGTTGCTGCGACGACTGTCCGAGCGCGATGACGTCGAAACGGTGCGACTAGGTCTCAACTATCGCTGCGGCTCGCGGATTGTCAGCGCGTCCGAATACGCGCTCGGAGAGAACCGAGGCTATAAGGCGCCCGACGGTGCCCATGAGGGAACGATATATTTCCATCCCTGCACAGGCGGCCATGCCGGGCACGCACGATATCTCGTCGAGGAACTGATCTCTGAGATCCGCGAGCGTCGACCCGGCACCAATCTTGGCGAGATCGCCGTACTGTATCCTGCGGCATTCCTCGGTGACGAAGTCGCCAACGCGGCTGCAAAGCATGGCTATTCCGTAATCCGAACCGATGGCAACGCGCTTTATCCGCGCGGCAGCAGGTTGATGCGATGGCTGGAGCAATGCGCAATGTGGTGCTGCGGGGGGTGGCGATCTGGGAGGCCCCGGCTGTCTCGTGTAGTAAGCGAAGGAGCCAGGCTATTCCACGAAACTATAATCGATGAGGATGAGCGGCTCACCTTTCAACGTGACGTCACCGCTGCGTTATGGGATCGGCGGGACGAAACGCTCAGCCTCTCCGATTGGCTGGCAGCTCTGCGTGATGAAATCATTCGTCCCCGGGTCGATCTCGCCCGATCACTCGCTGATGAACTTGGCATCCTAAACGACTTCCTCAATCGTATCGGTCCAGACGGCGATGTCGATGATTTTCCGCTGGGTGAGTTTGCGGGAATTGGGAGCGGCCTTGATCGTCTCAATCTTTCGACACTGCACAGTGCCAAGGGGCGCGAATTCGATGTGGTAATTCTGTTCGGCGTGGATGAAGGCCGATTGCCGCGCAACAATGCTACGGAGAACGACGTCCGTGAGGCTCGACGCCTCTTCTATGTCGGCTTCACGCGTGCGCGGCATGAGATTCATCTTGTGTATGCCCAGCACAACCCGTCGCGCTTCGTGACAGAAGTCCAGGAGCGCCTCGAAGGTGAATGA
- a CDS encoding MacB family efflux pump subunit translates to MNTPLISLKGIRRAYRAGDEEIEALKGVDLEIQEGEMVAIIGSSGSGKSTLMNILGCLDQATAGEYRIAGRAVSSLDSDELAAMRREHFGFIFQRYHLLPELNAVGNVEIPAIYAGMASASRRERAAALLARLGMAERTSHRPGQLSGGQQQRVSIARALMNGANVILADEPTGALDSHSGDDVLEILEELNAEGHTVILVTHDPKVASRAARVIEIADGEITADTVTRSLDRKADGQAEATARKRSPFRIGAALSEAFQMALVAMWAHKLRSFLTMLGIIIGIASVVSVVAIGQGSQAKVLENISSLGTNTLEIFAGKSFGDVRAGKITTLTVNDANALSGQPYAAAVTPTVSKSSTVRYGSTESNALVNGVGAQYFTAKALELSDGSLFGASAVRARSQDVVIDSNTSDTLFPDGEDPIGKVILVGNVPARVIGVVATRQTGFGSSGNLALYMPYTAVQTRFLGETTLRSVILQVDDSYEMDDAENAVTALLTQRHGTKDFYILNTDDIRETITSTASTLALLITAIAVISLVVGGIGVMNIMLVSVSERVSEIGVRMAVGARRSDILLQFLIEATIVCLIGGFLGIAAALGFGTLLTTLSSGFSVLYSPGSIIAAVVCSTLIGLTFGYLPARSASKLDPVTALSGE, encoded by the coding sequence ATGAACACCCCGCTGATCAGCCTTAAGGGCATCCGTCGCGCCTATCGCGCCGGCGACGAAGAGATTGAAGCGCTCAAGGGCGTCGACCTTGAAATTCAGGAAGGCGAGATGGTTGCGATCATCGGCTCCTCCGGATCGGGCAAGTCGACGCTGATGAACATCCTCGGCTGCCTCGACCAGGCGACGGCGGGCGAATACCGCATTGCCGGACGCGCGGTCTCGAGCCTCGACAGCGATGAACTGGCGGCAATGAGGCGCGAGCATTTCGGCTTCATCTTCCAGCGCTATCACCTGCTGCCGGAACTGAACGCCGTCGGCAATGTCGAGATACCGGCGATCTATGCCGGCATGGCCTCGGCCTCGCGGCGGGAACGGGCGGCGGCGCTGCTGGCGCGGCTCGGCATGGCTGAACGCACCAGCCACCGCCCCGGCCAGCTTTCGGGCGGGCAGCAGCAGCGTGTCTCGATCGCCCGGGCGCTGATGAACGGCGCCAATGTGATCCTCGCCGACGAACCGACCGGCGCACTCGATTCGCATAGCGGCGACGACGTTCTCGAAATTCTCGAGGAACTGAACGCCGAGGGCCATACCGTCATCCTCGTCACCCATGATCCCAAGGTGGCAAGCCGCGCGGCCCGCGTCATCGAGATTGCCGATGGCGAGATCACCGCCGATACGGTGACCCGCTCTCTCGATCGCAAGGCCGATGGGCAAGCCGAGGCGACCGCCAGGAAGCGTTCGCCCTTTCGTATCGGCGCGGCGCTTTCGGAGGCTTTCCAGATGGCGCTGGTGGCGATGTGGGCGCACAAGCTCAGGAGCTTCCTTACCATGCTCGGCATCATCATCGGCATCGCCTCGGTGGTAAGCGTCGTGGCGATCGGCCAGGGTTCGCAGGCGAAGGTTCTGGAAAACATATCGAGCCTTGGCACCAACACGCTGGAAATCTTCGCTGGCAAGAGCTTTGGCGATGTGCGCGCCGGCAAGATCACGACGCTGACGGTCAATGATGCCAATGCCCTGTCGGGGCAGCCCTATGCAGCGGCGGTCACGCCGACCGTCTCGAAATCGTCGACGGTGCGCTACGGCTCGACAGAATCGAACGCGCTCGTCAACGGCGTCGGGGCCCAGTATTTCACCGCCAAGGCGCTCGAACTCTCCGATGGCAGTCTGTTTGGCGCCAGTGCGGTCAGAGCGCGGTCCCAGGATGTCGTCATCGACAGCAACACAAGCGATACGCTGTTTCCGGATGGGGAAGATCCGATCGGCAAGGTGATCCTCGTCGGCAATGTGCCGGCCCGCGTGATCGGTGTCGTGGCCACCCGCCAGACCGGATTCGGCTCAAGTGGCAACCTTGCCCTCTACATGCCCTATACGGCCGTCCAGACCCGGTTTCTGGGAGAAACAACGCTGCGCAGCGTGATCCTGCAGGTGGACGACAGCTACGAGATGGACGATGCCGAGAACGCCGTGACCGCGCTGCTGACGCAACGCCACGGCACCAAGGATTTCTATATCCTCAACACCGACGACATCCGCGAGACGATCACCAGCACCGCCTCTACGCTGGCGCTGCTGATCACGGCGATTGCCGTCATCTCGCTGGTCGTCGGCGGTATCGGCGTGATGAACATCATGCTGGTCTCTGTCTCGGAACGCGTTTCGGAAATCGGAGTGCGCATGGCCGTCGGTGCGCGCCGCAGCGATATCCTGCTGCAGTTCCTGATCGAAGCGACGATCGTCTGCCTGATCGGCGGCTTCCTGGGCATTGCCGCGGCGCTCGGTTTCGGAACGCTGCTGACGACGTTAAGCTCGGGTTTCTCGGTGCTCTATTCGCCCGGTTCGATCATCGCCGCCGTGGTCTGCTCGACCCTCATCGGTCTCACCTTCGGCTACCTGCCGGCCCGCAGCGCCTCGAAACTCGATCCCGTGACCGCGCTTTCGGGCGAATGA
- a CDS encoding efflux RND transporter periplasmic adaptor subunit, producing MKPRTLVITIAILLVLGGTGYWLWGRYEAPSGPPPATATVSRGDIEETVLATGIVKPARLVAVGAQASGRITAVDVALGQTVKAGDLIAEIDSVTQQNNLRTAQAALDNAKAQLTEKQATLTLNEQALARYKELFDKNSGTRADYESALADVGVTTAQIAAIKASIVEAEVAVDTAKVDLGYTKITAPIDGTVLAIVSQEGQTVNASQSAPTIVVLGQLDQMTVRTEISEADITRVSPGMPVTFTVIGDPDTVYQATLESIEPAPESVKSDSSFSTSSSSSSSSSSSSSSEAIYYNGVFTVPNEDGKLRTYMTAEVEIVLGSAKDVLTIPAAALGTADADGRYTVRVLDDTGKIKTTKIEIGLDNRVKAEVTSGLSEGERIVTGDVAPASAGGGSGGFRGPPPMGL from the coding sequence ATGAAACCCCGTACACTTGTCATCACCATTGCCATTCTGCTTGTCCTCGGGGGAACGGGTTACTGGTTGTGGGGTCGCTATGAAGCGCCTTCGGGGCCACCGCCGGCGACCGCAACCGTCAGTCGCGGTGACATCGAAGAGACGGTGCTTGCGACGGGGATCGTCAAGCCGGCGCGCCTTGTCGCCGTTGGCGCGCAGGCTTCCGGCCGCATTACCGCCGTTGACGTCGCGCTCGGACAGACCGTGAAGGCCGGCGACCTGATTGCCGAGATCGACTCGGTCACCCAGCAGAACAACCTGCGCACCGCGCAGGCAGCGCTGGACAATGCCAAGGCGCAGCTCACCGAAAAGCAGGCGACGCTGACGCTGAACGAGCAGGCGCTCGCGCGCTACAAGGAGCTGTTCGACAAGAATTCGGGGACGCGGGCCGATTATGAGAGCGCGCTGGCCGATGTCGGCGTCACCACCGCGCAAATCGCGGCCATCAAGGCTTCCATCGTCGAGGCGGAGGTTGCCGTCGACACGGCCAAGGTCGATCTCGGCTATACGAAGATTACCGCGCCGATCGACGGAACGGTGCTGGCGATCGTCAGCCAGGAGGGGCAGACGGTCAACGCCTCGCAATCCGCGCCGACCATCGTGGTTCTGGGCCAGCTCGACCAGATGACAGTGCGCACCGAGATTTCCGAGGCGGACATCACCCGGGTCTCGCCCGGAATGCCGGTCACATTTACCGTGATCGGCGATCCCGATACGGTCTATCAGGCGACGCTTGAGAGCATCGAGCCGGCGCCCGAATCGGTGAAGAGCGATTCGAGCTTCTCGACCTCGTCATCCTCGTCGTCATCGTCCTCCAGCTCGTCCTCTTCGGAAGCGATCTACTACAATGGCGTGTTCACCGTGCCCAATGAGGATGGCAAGCTCAGAACCTACATGACGGCGGAGGTCGAGATCGTGCTGGGCTCGGCGAAGGACGTGCTCACCATTCCCGCCGCGGCACTTGGAACGGCCGATGCCGACGGCCGCTACACTGTCCGCGTCCTAGACGACACCGGCAAGATCAAGACAACGAAGATCGAGATCGGGCTCGACAACCGGGTCAAGGCCGAGGTGACCTCGGGCCTCAGCGAGGGCGAGCGCATCGTCACCGGCGATGTTGCGCCTGCCAGTGCAGGTGGCGGAAGCGGCGGTTTCCGCGGCCCGCCACCGATGGGGCTTTGA